The stretch of DNA TCTTATGCGCCAGAAGATGCCTTTGTTCCTAAGTATACCACTTATGCATTTTCGGCTTACAATACCTTAACTTGGAAAGGATTAACTTGGTATGTTGAAGGTGCTTATAAAACTGCTGAGGCTGTTAATGCATTGAGTCCTAAGGGAATTTTAGAAAATAAAGCAGGAACCAATATTTTTACAACGTTATCCTATTCTATGAAAGGATTTTCTATTTTGGGGCAATACAAAAGAACGGATCATTTTATCTTCCGTACTTCTCCATTGCAAAGCTTAAATAGAGGATTGATTGCATTTTTGCCACCAATGGCTCGTCAAAATACCTATCGTTTATCTGCTCGTTATAATGCTGCTACTCAGGACGTAGGAGAACAAGCAGCTCAGTTGGATATTACAGTGGTTCCAATCAAGAAAAAATTGACCTTGAATCTAAATTTGTCAAACATTATGACCTTAGATTCCATTGAGGGAAAAACAGGTGATGAGGCTTATTTATTGTATCGAGAAGCCAACCTAAATGCTTTATGGAAAATCAATAAAAAAATGAAATTGATTGCTGGGTTCCAATTTCAGCAATACAACCAAGAGCGTTACGAACAAAAACCTGGTGTACCAATTGTTACTACATTGGTTCCTTATGCAGAGTTTAGATTGCGCATGAAGAAAAGAAAATCGTTGCGGATAGAATTATCTTATATGCATACAGAAGAGGATTATGGTTCATGGGCTTTTGCCTTGGCAGAATTTAACATCAAAGATTTTTCTTTTTGGGCTTCTGCAATGATTAATACTGTGCCCAAAAAATACGAACAAGTAGAGGTGTTCTATGAGTTTGGAGCCAACTATACCCACAAAAGCAATAAGTTTGAAATTGGCTATAAACGTCAAGTAGAAGGGATTGTTTGTACAGGAGGAGTTTGCCGTTACCAGCCTGCTTTTAATGGGGTACAATTTAATGTTATTTCTTCCTTCTAAAAGAGGGATCTATCGATTAAACATAGGAGAGGGCGGTCAGAATTTTTCTGACCGCCCTCTCGTCGTTAAAAGCTTTGTGTTGTTACGATGTTTTATAAGGCTTGAATCGCCAACCAAGCCATTAAACCAGCTCCAACTTCCAAACATTGCTCATTGACATCAAAATTAGGTGTGTGTAGCCCTGTTCCATTTGGATTTTGTACGCCTAAACGATAAAAACAAGCGGGAATTTCTTGCGAATAAAAAGCAAAATCTTCTCCTCCCATTCTAGCGGGCAAATCAACTACATTCTCAGCTCCTAGGTAGGCTTCCATTTGTTGACGAGTTTGCGAGGTCAGTTGCGTTTCATTTTTTAGATAAGGATAACCTTTGATAATATTAAAATCACAACTTCCCCCCATGCTTTTACAGATGAGCTGCGCCATCTCTTTTAATTTATCGTGGGCTTGAGCACGCCATGTTTCATCAAAAGTACGTAGGGTGCCCAAGATTTTTACTTCATTAGGGATAATATTAGTCGCTCCGCCTTCAGAATAAATTTTTCCAAAGGTGAGAACAGTTGGCATCAAAGGATCTGCATGTCTACTGACCAGTTGTTGCAGTTGAACAATCAACTGGGAAGCCATCAAGATCGTATCCACGCATTGATGGGGACGAGCCCCATGTCCGCCTTTCCCTCGAACGGTGACATGAATTTCATCCGCAGAAGCCATAAAAAGCCCCGATTTGATTCCTATTTTCCCAACCTCCAGCAAAGGTTCTACATGTTGCCCTAGAATGGCACTAGGGCTAGGATTTTTTAATACGCCTTCTTGAATCAGTATAGATGCCCCTCCTGGCAATTTTTCTTCTCCAGGTTGAAAAATTAACTTAATTGTCCCCTGCCATTCTGCTCTGAGCGCTTGTAGGATTTGTGCTGCTCCCAACAAACAAGTGGTATGGACATCGTGACCACAGGCGTGCATGATGCCTTCGTTTTTGGATTTGTAGCTTGTTTCATTGGTTTCTTGAATTGGCAAGGCATCCATGTCTGCTCGTAATGCCAAGACTTTTTGGCTAGGATTGGTTCCTTTTATAATGCCAATGACTCCTGTCTGAGCCATGATTTGTGTTTCAATTCCCCAACTGTCTAATTTTTCTTTTACAAATTGACAAGTTTGATGTTCTTGGAAGGATAATTCTGGATATTGATGTAGGTGTCTTCTATAAGAAATTAAGTGGGGGGAATTTTTTTTTGCGAGTTCTTGAACTTTTTTTTTGAGCATGTGGTTTTTACTATTGATTGCTAATTAGTGCAGTATGAAAAAATAGAATTACAAGGATAAATCTTTTTGAATAAAAAGTAATTTTTTTTTGCTAGAAATTTTTGAATTCTAAAACTTTGCCCTATATTTGCATCGCACTAGGAGGGATGGGTGAGTGGCTGAAACCACCAGTTTGCTAAACTGGCGTACTCTTAACGGGGTACCGCGGGTTCGAATCCCGCTCTCTCCGCCATTTTTTTTGACTGCATTTTTAAGTTTTTTACTTAAAAAATATACGTTCGGGGTTTGGCGCAGTCCGGTTAGCGCACCTGCTTTGGGAGCAGGGGGCCGCAGGTTCGAATCCTGCAACCCCGACCACTTTTAAACAATTCGTTAGTTTTCTAATGGATTGTTTTTTTTTCGACCTTCATAGCATTTTTTATTACAATGCATTATTCGGGGTTTGGCGCAGTCCGGTTAGCGCACCTGCTTTGGGAGCAGGGGGCCGCAGGTTCGAATCCTGCAACCCCGACTACGAAAATTCACGGCATAAATCGTTATTAATTAACGGTTTACGCCGTTTCGTTTTTATGGACTTTGGCTTTCGATTTAGAAATAGTTTGAACATAGTTAAAACAAAAATCTATCAATCGAAATCCAGGTTTTTTGAGTTCAGATTATGAAGAAAAATTTCATGGATTTTCTCTCCGAAAATTTTTTTAAAAAAGTTTTACGAGGAAAATAAAAAATGTGCTGGCACAGGTGGGATTTTGCTCATATCTAACTGATTTTCATAAGAATTAAATGGGACACCTCTTGACTATATGCTTCTGGTCACATACTGTCCGTCCGTCCACTTTTGGTATCAAATGCCTGATTTTGAGCCAATTTTAGTCGGGGTTCAGGGAAATGTGACGAAACATTTTGTAACATTTTAAACTTATGAAAAATGAAATTATTAGAAGCTTTAGAAATTGCCTTTGAAATAAAAGCCC from Aureispira anguillae encodes:
- a CDS encoding DUF6029 family protein, coding for MRLRIIQSWLLMLGLLATNASAQDGNTSKFGTLTGDFETQNSFFIRDSVIGAANTPQYDRQKFGTNNWLTLNYSVMGFDIGIRFDAYYNSNLIDPLDSYSALGLGRWHIRKEVFGLDITAGYFYDQIGNGTIFRAYNERYLPIDNALVGGRLIYKINENWQAKVFAGQQKKVEKQINLFENYQPIIAGAAIDGFISIGKEDNQVTLTPGAGAIRRTLDDASMNQIATDIGSYAPEDAFVPKYTTYAFSAYNTLTWKGLTWYVEGAYKTAEAVNALSPKGILENKAGTNIFTTLSYSMKGFSILGQYKRTDHFIFRTSPLQSLNRGLIAFLPPMARQNTYRLSARYNAATQDVGEQAAQLDITVVPIKKKLTLNLNLSNIMTLDSIEGKTGDEAYLLYREANLNALWKINKKMKLIAGFQFQQYNQERYEQKPGVPIVTTLVPYAEFRLRMKKRKSLRIELSYMHTEEDYGSWAFALAEFNIKDFSFWASAMINTVPKKYEQVEVFYEFGANYTHKSNKFEIGYKRQVEGIVCTGGVCRYQPAFNGVQFNVISSF
- a CDS encoding M20 metallopeptidase family protein, coding for MLKKKVQELAKKNSPHLISYRRHLHQYPELSFQEHQTCQFVKEKLDSWGIETQIMAQTGVIGIIKGTNPSQKVLALRADMDALPIQETNETSYKSKNEGIMHACGHDVHTTCLLGAAQILQALRAEWQGTIKLIFQPGEEKLPGGASILIQEGVLKNPSPSAILGQHVEPLLEVGKIGIKSGLFMASADEIHVTVRGKGGHGARPHQCVDTILMASQLIVQLQQLVSRHADPLMPTVLTFGKIYSEGGATNIIPNEVKILGTLRTFDETWRAQAHDKLKEMAQLICKSMGGSCDFNIIKGYPYLKNETQLTSQTRQQMEAYLGAENVVDLPARMGGEDFAFYSQEIPACFYRLGVQNPNGTGLHTPNFDVNEQCLEVGAGLMAWLAIQAL